A single window of Arvicanthis niloticus isolate mArvNil1 chromosome X, mArvNil1.pat.X, whole genome shotgun sequence DNA harbors:
- the LOC117694281 gene encoding uncharacterized protein LOC117694281, producing MSVDMCMQVQVLVEAEEAIRSLRVISNCKPPSLILKLYCLIFRFAGLKEWIFRLTGFLCSLLSSGLGIILARSRYWRLWEFDNKVVRLVYIGLWEAYYYQEFNISGSVTTILMHSSVNSTWTISPEFQCSQTLIFLETLINPVVLIFISTAIGISFSNASLPYIQIVCYKCSVLILILSSLCTVISVTWNHVVDLYGKTTLDFPANFPVKKEALIKKYSTPVFPIGLMATTLSLLGVITFLFQIKLLKSQSNLNAQHASKQADQKV from the exons ATGTCTGTGGATATGTGCATGCAAGTGCAGGTCCTTGTAGAGGCAGAAGAGGCTATCAGATCACTCAGAGTTATAAGCAATTGTAAGCCACCCAGT TTGATTCTAAAATTGTACTGTCTCATCTTCAGATTTGCAGGGTTGAAGGAGTGGATCTTCAGATTGACTGGCTTCCTCTGCAGCCTTCTGTCTTCTGGGCTTGGAATAATCCTTGCAAGGAGCAGATATTGGCGCCTCTGGGAATTTGACAATAAGGTTGTCCGGCTTGTGTACATTGGACTCTGGGAGGCTTATTACTATCAGGAATTTAACATCTCTGGGTCTGTGACTACAATTCTGATGCACAGCTCTGTCAACTCGACCTGGACCATTTCACCTGAATTTCAGTGTTCGCAGACCCTCATATTTCTGGAAACTTTAATAAACCCTGTTGTCCTGATCTTCATCTCAACAGCCATTGGGATCAGCTTTAGCAATGCCTCATTACCATACATTCAGATAGTTTGCTACAAATGCTCTGTCTTAATCCTGATCCTCAGTAGCCTTTGTACCGTTATTTCTGTGACCTGGAACCATGTAGTAGATCTCTATGGCAAAACCACCCTTGACTTTCCAGCAAACTTTCCAGTAAAGAAAGAAGCCCTGATTAAAAAATACAGCACTCCTGTGTTTCCCATAGGGCTCATGGCAACCACCCTGTCACTCCTGGGTGTCATTACTTTCCTCTTTCAGATAAAGTTATTGAAAAGTCAGAGTAACCTGAATGCCCAGCATGCTTCTAAACAGGCTGATCAAAAGGTCTGA